The genomic stretch GCCCGCAAGAATCCGCTCGGACTCGCTCGACCATTTCATCCTGGGATTGGCCGACGGGGAGGTGCTGATCCAGGACCTGGGTCAGCCGCTGTCCCTGCCGATGGGGCCCCTGTCGGGCGCCTGCATTGTCCTGCCCCGGAGCATGATGGCCCAGGTGCTGCCCGCGACCGAGACGCTGCATGGTGCCCGGCTGACGGGCGGAATGGCGCGGTTGCTCCTGGAGCACACGCAGTCCCTGATTCGTGCCGCGCCTGCGCTGACGGCCAGCCAGGCGCCGCAACTGGCCCGCGCTACCCAGCAGGTCATCGCGGCGTGTCTGATGCCGACACGGGCGACCCTCGGTGGAGTCCGACCACACCTCCAGGCCACGGCGCTGGTGCGCGCACGGCGCTTCATCGAGCGGAACCTGACGGAGCCGGACCTCTCGTCGGCGCGAATCAGCGCGGCCGTGGGAGTCTCGCGCTCGGTCCTCTACGAGCTCTTCGCGCCATTCCAGGGGGTCGCACGATACATCCTGGGGCGTCGCCTCGAGCGCATCCACTCCGCCCTGGCGGACTCCGGTGAGCACCGCCGTATCGCGGAC from Archangium lipolyticum encodes the following:
- a CDS encoding helix-turn-helix domain-containing protein produces the protein MTTPPLPIARFSTEALPEAERFGAWHDAMSALYEVSPSTDAARGRFRARATCIQLGPMILGTMRADALAYERSPARIRSDSLDHFILGLADGEVLIQDLGQPLSLPMGPLSGACIVLPRSMMAQVLPATETLHGARLTGGMARLLLEHTQSLIRAAPALTASQAPQLARATQQVIAACLMPTRATLGGVRPHLQATALVRARRFIERNLTEPDLSSARISAAVGVSRSVLYELFAPFQGVARYILGRRLERIHSALADSGEHRRIADVASEFGLMNEAHFSRVFRKRFGYAPREIRGTGLGRPVQPRARGAGAETRSQRLEFPIWVEQLRE